The Metabacillus schmidteae genome has a segment encoding these proteins:
- a CDS encoding deoxynucleoside kinase, with amino-acid sequence MMNIPFITVEGPIGVGKTSLAKAIADNYQFHLLKEIVEENPFLGKFYTDIEEWSFQTEMFFLCNRYKQLEDINKKFLQATKPVVADYHIFKNLIFAKRTLKHEQYDKYLKIYDILTEGMPKPNLIIYLNAGLDTLLARIEKRGREIEHKIDPHYLQQLSEDYEIAMSQWEKENPSIPVIRFNGDTLDFVQNKQDLTYILNTLEQYLQKGATTDEFTRKI; translated from the coding sequence ATAATGAATATACCCTTTATTACTGTAGAGGGACCGATCGGTGTTGGTAAAACATCATTAGCGAAAGCAATTGCCGATAACTATCAATTCCATTTACTAAAAGAAATTGTTGAGGAAAATCCCTTTCTTGGAAAGTTCTATACAGATATTGAAGAGTGGAGCTTTCAAACAGAAATGTTTTTTCTTTGCAATCGATATAAACAATTAGAAGATATTAATAAAAAGTTTTTACAAGCAACTAAACCAGTTGTAGCTGATTATCATATCTTTAAGAATCTTATCTTTGCTAAGCGTACACTAAAGCATGAACAATATGATAAGTATTTAAAAATTTATGATATTTTAACTGAAGGTATGCCTAAACCAAATCTAATTATTTATTTGAATGCTGGTCTTGATACACTATTAGCAAGAATTGAAAAAAGAGGCCGTGAAATAGAGCACAAAATAGATCCCCATTATCTTCAGCAACTTTCTGAGGACTATGAAATAGCCATGTCACAATGGGAAAAGGAAAATCCTTCGATTCCCGTTATCCGCTTTAATGGTGATACATTAGACTTCGTCCAAAATAAACAAGACTTAACATATATATTAAATACACTAGAACAGTACTTGCAAAAAGGAGCAACGACAGATGAATTTACGAGAAAAATATAA
- a CDS encoding glycosyl hydrolase family 18 protein translates to MQIHIVQQGQSLFGIAQAYNTTAEEIIRTNEIQNPNNLVIGQAIVIPIKGRFYWVQPGDSLYSIAQRYGISASELARINNIPLNQPLSIGVKLYIPEGEKRSVESNAYIEPRGTSVSANLEQAARDAAPYLTYLGPFSFQIQRDGTLKEPLLNNFPQIARDNNVTLMMAITNLENDQFSDELGRIILTNTEIQNKLLNNIVTTAKKYGFRDIHFDMEFLRPQDREAYNQFLRKAKARFNQEGWLLSTALAPKTSATQKGRWYEAHDYKAHGQIVDFVVIMTYEWGYSGGPPMAVSPIGPVREVLEYAITEMPSRKIMMGQNLYGYDWTLPFVPGGQFAKAVSPQQAIQLASTNNVPIRYDQEAQAPHFNYTDASGKEHKVWFEDARSIQAKFDLIKELNLRGISYWKLGLSFPQNWLLLADNFQIEKK, encoded by the coding sequence ATGCAAATACATATTGTCCAACAAGGACAAAGCTTGTTTGGTATTGCACAGGCTTATAATACGACTGCTGAGGAAATTATTCGTACAAATGAAATTCAAAACCCAAACAATCTAGTCATCGGCCAAGCGATTGTAATTCCTATTAAGGGAAGGTTTTATTGGGTACAGCCTGGAGATAGTTTATACTCGATTGCTCAAAGATATGGGATTTCCGCATCAGAATTAGCTAGAATTAATAATATTCCCTTGAATCAACCTCTTTCAATAGGTGTGAAGCTCTATATTCCTGAAGGAGAAAAAAGATCAGTTGAGTCAAATGCTTATATTGAACCAAGAGGCACAAGTGTTTCAGCTAACCTTGAGCAGGCAGCAAGGGATGCAGCACCATACTTAACCTATTTAGGACCATTTAGTTTCCAAATTCAGCGCGATGGAACTCTTAAAGAGCCACTTCTAAACAATTTCCCTCAAATCGCGCGGGATAATAATGTTACGTTAATGATGGCAATTACGAATTTAGAAAATGATCAATTTAGTGATGAACTAGGGAGAATTATTTTAACCAATACAGAAATACAAAATAAGCTTTTAAATAACATTGTTACAACTGCTAAGAAATATGGCTTCCGTGATATCCATTTTGATATGGAGTTTTTAAGACCGCAAGATCGTGAAGCCTATAACCAATTTTTACGAAAGGCAAAAGCCCGTTTCAACCAGGAAGGTTGGCTTCTCTCTACAGCACTGGCACCTAAAACAAGTGCTACACAAAAAGGTCGTTGGTATGAAGCACATGACTATAAAGCACATGGGCAGATAGTGGATTTTGTTGTAATCATGACATATGAATGGGGATATAGCGGCGGCCCGCCAATGGCTGTTTCACCTATAGGTCCGGTGAGAGAAGTTCTGGAATACGCCATTACTGAAATGCCAAGTCGTAAAATTATGATGGGACAAAATTTATATGGCTATGATTGGACATTACCTTTTGTTCCTGGAGGGCAATTTGCGAAGGCAGTTAGTCCTCAGCAGGCAATTCAACTTGCTAGTACAAATAACGTACCAATCCGTTATGATCAAGAGGCACAGGCACCTCATTTTAATTACACAGATGCAAGCGGAAAAGAACATAAGGTCTGGTTTGAAGACGCAAGATCCATTCAAGCAAAATTTGACCTTATTAAAGAACTGAATTTACGTGGAATAAGCTATTGGAAACTCGGACTTTCATTTCCTCAAAACTGGTTATTACTAGCTGATAATTTCCAGATAGAAAAAAAATAA
- a CDS encoding isochorismatase family cysteine hydrolase, which yields MKNNKQALLIIDMINDFNFGHGPILAEQAETISHNILSLKNKMKTDNCPIIYVNDHYNLWQANFEKIARKCSNSLSEKIIHRLYPNDDDFFLIKPKHSAFYGTALNTLLYSLNVKELVITGVAGNICVLFTANDAYMREYDITIPANCIASNSKKDNDFALSMMENTLKATITHREN from the coding sequence ATGAAAAATAATAAACAAGCACTTCTTATTATAGACATGATTAATGACTTCAATTTTGGCCACGGCCCTATCTTAGCAGAACAAGCTGAAACAATCTCCCACAATATTCTCTCACTGAAAAATAAAATGAAAACAGATAATTGCCCTATTATCTATGTTAATGATCATTATAACTTATGGCAGGCTAACTTTGAAAAAATCGCCCGAAAATGTAGCAACTCTTTAAGTGAAAAGATTATTCACCGTTTATATCCAAACGATGATGACTTTTTTTTAATAAAACCCAAACACTCCGCTTTTTACGGAACAGCTTTGAATACATTATTATATAGTCTTAACGTAAAAGAACTCGTGATTACAGGAGTAGCCGGTAATATTTGCGTACTGTTTACAGCAAATGACGCGTATATGAGAGAATACGATATTACCATCCCTGCTAACTGTATTGCATCTAACAGCAAAAAAGATAATGACTTTGCTTTAAGCATGATGGAAAACACATTAAAGGCAACTATTACCCATAGAGAAAATTAA
- the tadA gene encoding tRNA adenosine(34) deaminase TadA yields MNDQYYMNLALEEAEKAGEIGEVPIGAVIVLDNTVVSTAHNLREKEQRSIAHAEILAIDKACKEIGSWRLEHATLYVTLEPCPMCAGAIVLSRIGRVVYGASDPKGGCAGTLMNLLQEERFNHQVEVTKGIEEHACSELLSSFFKDLRRRNKQKKQS; encoded by the coding sequence TTGAATGATCAATATTATATGAATTTAGCTTTAGAGGAAGCGGAAAAGGCGGGTGAGATAGGGGAGGTCCCAATCGGGGCTGTTATTGTATTAGATAATACTGTTGTTTCCACAGCTCATAATCTAAGAGAAAAGGAACAGCGATCTATTGCCCATGCGGAAATATTAGCTATAGATAAAGCTTGTAAAGAGATAGGATCCTGGAGATTAGAACATGCCACATTATATGTCACCTTAGAGCCATGTCCAATGTGTGCAGGAGCCATTGTTCTTTCAAGGATTGGACGGGTTGTATATGGAGCTTCTGATCCTAAAGGTGGTTGTGCAGGTACACTGATGAATCTTTTACAAGAAGAGAGGTTTAACCATCAGGTTGAGGTGACAAAGGGTATTGAGGAGCATGCATGTAGTGAATTGTTAAGTTCATTTTTTAAGGACTTAAGGAGGCGAAATAAACAAAAAAAGCAATCCTGA
- the dnaX gene encoding DNA polymerase III subunit gamma/tau, which translates to MGYQALYRVFRPQLFHDVVGQEHITKTLQNALLQNKFSHAYLFSGPRGTGKTSAAKIFAKAVNCEKAPVAEPCNECAACKGITNGSISDVIEIDAASNNGVDEIRDIRDKVKYAPSSVQYKVYIVDEVHMLSIGAFNALLKTLEEPPKHVIFILATTEPHKIPLTIISRCQRFDFRRITAASIVGRMKEIIHNQQVNVEEEALDVIARAADGGMRDALSLLDQAISYSDDQVTLNEALLITGSVSQEMIGKIAEAIHHKDVTVALQALDQLMYQGKDPSRFIEDFIFYYRDMLLYQTAPTLEDVLERVSVDDQFIQLSKEIPSSEIYEIIELLSKSQQEMKWTNHPRIFLEVALVKLCQQTTPSHNNQEEYQSLLEKITSLQSEVNRLKQQGISAPQQGNTGSKEPKQRSMKSGYKTPEGRIQEILKTATRKDLDVIKGRWAELLEMLRRQNKVSHAALLNDSEPVAASENAFVLKFKFEIHCKMVAENNNNVRTNLEVILQEIVGKSMEMVGVPEQDWGKIRKEFLSDQKEEDQPEQSGEEDPLIAEARKLVGNELIEIKE; encoded by the coding sequence GTGGGTTATCAAGCATTATACCGTGTTTTTCGACCACAGCTATTTCATGATGTGGTTGGGCAAGAACATATTACAAAAACCTTACAAAATGCCCTATTACAAAACAAGTTTTCACATGCCTATCTTTTTTCAGGACCACGTGGGACAGGAAAAACGAGCGCAGCAAAGATCTTTGCAAAAGCAGTCAATTGTGAAAAAGCACCAGTTGCTGAGCCTTGTAATGAGTGTGCTGCTTGTAAAGGTATTACAAACGGTTCCATTTCAGATGTAATTGAAATTGATGCTGCATCAAATAATGGTGTAGATGAAATACGAGATATTAGGGATAAAGTGAAATATGCTCCATCTTCAGTTCAATATAAAGTATATATTGTTGATGAAGTTCATATGTTATCCATTGGAGCCTTTAATGCTTTATTAAAAACTCTCGAAGAACCACCAAAGCATGTTATTTTTATATTAGCTACAACTGAACCTCATAAAATTCCTTTAACAATTATCTCTCGCTGTCAACGATTTGATTTTCGAAGAATTACAGCTGCTTCTATTGTAGGGAGAATGAAAGAGATTATACATAATCAACAGGTAAATGTCGAAGAGGAAGCACTTGATGTTATTGCGAGAGCAGCTGATGGCGGTATGCGTGATGCATTAAGTTTACTTGATCAGGCAATTTCATATAGTGATGATCAAGTAACATTAAATGAAGCATTACTCATAACAGGATCGGTATCACAAGAGATGATTGGAAAGATTGCAGAAGCAATCCATCATAAAGATGTGACAGTTGCCCTGCAAGCATTGGATCAATTAATGTATCAGGGAAAAGACCCGAGTAGATTTATTGAAGACTTTATCTTTTATTATCGTGATATGCTCCTATATCAGACAGCACCTACACTGGAGGATGTTTTAGAGCGTGTGTCGGTAGATGATCAATTTATTCAGTTATCCAAGGAAATACCATCTTCTGAAATATATGAGATCATTGAACTGTTAAGTAAGAGCCAACAGGAAATGAAATGGACAAATCATCCCCGTATTTTCCTTGAGGTTGCCTTAGTGAAGCTCTGTCAACAAACAACTCCATCTCACAATAATCAGGAAGAGTATCAATCTTTACTAGAAAAAATAACTAGTTTACAATCAGAAGTAAACCGACTTAAACAGCAAGGGATTTCAGCACCTCAACAAGGAAATACAGGTTCAAAAGAACCGAAGCAAAGGTCTATGAAAAGCGGATATAAAACTCCGGAAGGCAGGATACAAGAAATCCTAAAAACTGCGACGAGAAAAGATTTAGACGTCATTAAAGGGAGATGGGCGGAGCTTTTAGAAATGCTTCGGCGTCAGAATAAAGTATCACATGCAGCACTTTTAAATGATAGTGAGCCGGTAGCAGCTTCAGAGAATGCCTTTGTTTTAAAATTTAAGTTTGAAATTCATTGTAAGATGGTAGCGGAAAATAATAATAATGTACGCACTAACTTAGAGGTAATCTTACAAGAAATTGTCGGTAAAAGCATGGAAATGGTTGGCGTCCCTGAGCAAGATTGGGGTAAAATAAGAAAAGAATTTTTAAGTGATCAAAAAGAAGAAGATCAACCTGAGCAAAGCGGTGAAGAAGATCCGCTTATTGCTGAAGCAAGAAAGTTAGTTGGAAATGAACTAATTGAAATAAAAGAATGA
- a CDS encoding YbaB/EbfC family nucleoid-associated protein: MRGGMGNMQKMMKQMQKMQKDMAKAQEELVEKTVEGTAGGGMVTVVVNGQKEVLEVNIKEEVVDPDDIEMLQDLVLAATNDALKKMDDLTNETMGQFTKGMNLPGMF; the protein is encoded by the coding sequence ATGCGTGGAGGTATGGGAAATATGCAGAAAATGATGAAGCAAATGCAAAAAATGCAAAAGGATATGGCGAAAGCACAAGAGGAACTTGTTGAAAAAACTGTCGAAGGTACAGCTGGTGGCGGTATGGTAACAGTTGTAGTAAATGGACAAAAAGAAGTGCTTGAAGTAAATATCAAAGAAGAAGTAGTAGATCCAGATGATATTGAAATGCTTCAAGATTTAGTTTTAGCGGCAACTAATGATGCATTGAAGAAGATGGATGACCTAACAAATGAGACAATGGGTCAGTTCACAAAAGGAATGAACTTACCAGGAATGTTCTAG